The window aggagaaattttttttttcttaaaatgaaagaaaataaattggttataatttatttttttatattacaaGTTTTGATATATGGGTATAACATAATATGTTTTATCGGATATtgataaattgatttttttttagaaaattcttCTCACCTTATCATCAAACCTAACTCTCTTCTTAAATACGTCAGCAATTCTTTTATCATGTAAATCATTatagattaaattttttttcaagatattaatcatacacttctttaaaatttttaatctatatatatatttattattttgcaccacaatatataaatatataaaatattattttgatttgaaatatgcACGGGTCAAAATATTAgattatatagatatagatgtgAAGTGGTAGTAAACCCACTAAATCCTGAACAAGAATAGCAGAAGGAGTTTCTCCAACACAAGACAAGACCCTTAACAAACTCCTTTGTCCAATCATttttaaatactaaaataacGGAAGGCCCATATTTTTCTCTCCATCTTTTTAtccaataaaaggaaaaaagaactcAATATTCATTTTATCCACATCTTGTCTCGGTCAAGTGTCAGCTGTGTCTGTGTCTGTCTACGAGAGATTCTCTTTCTACAATTCCGCCTCCTATATCGAACTCATCATTCGGGTTTTTACCTTTTTAACCCAAAACCCACCTCCATTAACTTCCACGTAAAAGCCAAAATTACATTTCAAGACACCTTTTAGAACGCccccttcttcttcctcctcagTCCTCGCTCCCCGGGGGGATAACCCTCATGATTCCTGGCTGGCCGTATTTATCTGTAAACGTCCCGAATACTACAAGTGTCAACTGCCAGCCGATTGACGAAGAAAAGCAAACCCATCTTTGACGCTGTAACCGTCCCCCacacccacacacacacacacacacacactaaaaAAACAGTaaccaacttttttttttttaaaaaaaagagagagagagagcccacataatatataattaattaaatgTAAGAGTAGGAGCCTTCTTCGTGGGTTTGTTGACATCTTCAATGTAGAAGAAAACTTTGTGGGACCCCACAAGTCCTCTCCCCTTTGTGGCTTTATGTCTCCGCCTCTAACGCCGTTATTTATCTCTGGCTTTTCCGCTCGCCACGTAGCCTTATCGCCGTCACTCCGGTTTGTCCCCGCGGCAGAAGGAAAGCAAAGGCGGAAGGCccactcctttttattttttgaaattgaaaaatgagaaatttttggAGATAATGCGGAGAGCAAAAAGCGCCCGGCAGAGGACTGCAGTGATGCCACGTAGGATTGTGCACTTGTCCACCGTGGCTACTGATGTAACTGCAAGCACGGACACGTTTCCTTCGGTGAAAACGTGCAAGACTGTTTTTATCTTTTACTTAAAATGACAGGACTGCCCTTGCTTGACTTGTTTATTTTCCGTCGTCAGATCTGATGAATCTTTGCCATCTGATGGGAAGATGGGAGTtaaaaaatgtacaaaattggCTGGGGATAGATCTAATGCACGTGCTTGAAAGGTTGTTAACTACTCCCTgccattcattttcttttgtccGATGAGTATATTCTTGTTCTCGCTCACAAAAAGAAATATACTCTTAGAAtaaatcatactcatattatcttttttttttttttgcttttatcTTTTTAAAGAAAACATAGCACATTACTAATTTCCATTGCTTAACCAAAACTAATCAATTTATACTGGTTTCACaagttctcttttttttttttccaattttttctaACACGAGAAGagtaatatttatgaaatagaAAGGGAGAGAACAGATTTAAAACTAAAACCTTTAAATCTTAAAATCTCAAATTTAATAACTAAATCAAAATATTCTTGACAAGTTCCCTCGATATGCATGTCATTAAGAACTGGCACAAACAACGTCTATTgtctttattgtttttttttttttttacaggaaCATTTGAGAAagtaaaacctcttctttttttctttggtaCGTAAATTGTAATGAATgaaacaagaaatttttttttttctaccaaACCCAAAGGCATCAATCAGAACTAACAATTGCATGGTATGCTATACTTAAACCTAACCTTTTAAGCTTTCGGCAATAGATGAAAGAAATAGGCCGGGTTCAAATAAAAATGGTATCCTATCAATTGTATTTTATTATCAATCAAATTAGTAGTACTTTGTTAAACTTTTGGGTTTGCAACAATTTCTTGCACTGAAACTGCCTTTGCTCAACTTAAGCTCTGGTGCGATGCTAAACCTCAAACTAGACATCAAAAATGGAAGCCAAAAACCTCAAAACTATATTTCTTGGTTCGGCATGAATGTGGCAACAACCCAAGCCAAAAGCACCCAAGGACTGGTGAATATTAGTCGTAACGTTTCCACAAGTCGCATGAccactcaaatatattttcttttaaataattataacatCATGATAAAATCCCATGAAACAAAAATTATGAATTCCAAAAATAATGTGTCCCCacaattgtttgaaaaaaaaaaaaacagagagttAAAAAATTGGGGAGTATGTTGACAAgcaccaaaaaaattaaataaaatccCCTCTCTTCGTGACCCAACGTTTTTCTCGATCGTGCAAGGCAGCGGTGGCCACACGATGCTCCTATCTCTCCACGTGGCAACATCCAAAAGCCCAACCTGGCATGAGTGTGGCCCACAAAGAGCCGGTCTTTAGGTGGTTCCTGAGAACAACTCTCTGCTCCATGGGCCATTACCGATAGGTCCGGTACCAGGGGTCATTTGTATAAGAACTGGGGTTTAAGCAAATTGGTGAGGCGGTTTTCAGAGGGTTTTGGCCATAGGATatagaaaggaaaggaaaggaaaggaaaggaagacaggaaggagaaaaaagaaaacaggaaACCAAAAAGCAATTGAAGAAGGTAGCAGCGTCGGAAATGATTCTTGTGCTTTCGAGAGAGTGACTGAAGCTAAAAAACATGGGTTAGAGGAGTTTTTTTTGTTGATCATCTgtaaatatacaagttctggttTAGTTTTGTGGGTTGAATTATCTGCGAAATTCTCCGATCTTGTGGCATTGGGGTTGGATTTTCTGCAAATTTGGAGGAATTGTGGCTcaaattttggatattttgtgGGTCTTGAAGGAAAGtgatggtgatttttgaggAATACTGGTGCTCTGAAGGTGAGATGGTGAAAATTCTCTGCTTTTTGGTGTCCCATTTGATGAAGTTTGAATTTTTGGTGGACCACTTTGTTTCATTGCCACAAAAAAGCTAGAAAGATTGAACTTTTGGAGTTTTTTGGCTGAATTACATTTTTCTCTGGAACCAATATGGCCATTCTTTCATCAgttcttttttgaaaaaaaaaatttctttgggAAAATGTTATTTTACTCAATTCTTTCATGTACAATTTGGATATTTTTGGGGAAGTTCTACCCATCCTGAATTCTGGGTTTGCTAGATTTGATCCGGGCTTTTTATATGAGGATGTCTGAAGATTTGTGGGGCTAAAAATGTTTGGTTATCTACTCTGAAATTCATGGACATGTCTTAGATCCATCcagttttgattttctataaagTAACTGAATTTTCTGAAGATTTTCTTGGTTGATCTGGACCCTGTTGTTCTAAATCATCAACCTCCACATGTTTACTCAAGGTTCCTTTCTCTCAGGGTTTTGGGAGGGTTTTTTCAGTGTTCTGTTTTttcctcttcctttcttttttcctattctcctttttccttcctttaaAGATGCTTCTTTTTTCTCGGCATTTTTTGTTGTTACATGGTTTTTTTTATGCAGTCCGACGTCACACGTGTAAGAAATTCATGTATTTTCTAAGAATTATGCATCTTGTGGACAGTACCCAGTGTTTTTCTCCTGGAACAGGGATAATTGACTTAGATCGTAGTGATCTGGTTTATATCTATACGTTTGCAGAGGTTATGAGCTTAGTAAATtggaaatattttcttttctgtcAAGTTTTACAAATTTCAGGCTGCATAAGAGTTCATTGGAATATCACAGAGCGTTGATCTCCTTGTAATTTGTAGTGGGGTGTGTCATTTTGATGCCAGTGTTCTATGCTGTATGTACTTCAGCTTTTACTTAGACCCTGATGGTTGATTGAGCTTTTAAAAGTTTAAGAATTTATTTTGGTGAGATTTGGAAATGCTTTTGTTTTAATGGTTTTATAAACAATTTGTTTACCATTAGGAGTAATCTTTCAAGGGGTCTTAGCGTTTGTCCTCTGCTTTCACTTTCTAGCCATAGAAGGTCCTGacaaaatttcatccttttCTTCTATGGCTATCAAGATTTTTTGGTTTTCCTAGGCTTGTACTTCGTGATTACAAGTTATCTGGCATTTTGGATACTTGGCAATAGTTCTACGTTCTTGTTCATGCACTCCTTTTCTTCTGTTATCTAGCCATGTTCAGGAGTTTCCAGCCGAAAGTGTGGActctttcctcctcctcctcctcctccttcttctttttaaaataattttctctctttttctctctctttctggtGCCAAATGGATCTTTTATTTTGGAAGGCTCAATTATGTATAACTTGTTTTGCGTTTTCAGAATCCATCATTTCGCTGAGATGCTtatatgtataaaaaaaaaatttttgtcagCATTCTGATTACCATGCATCTATAATAGCGCTGCAATGTTTGTTTTataaattttcactttttccatGATGCTTCGTCCATTATTTGTAATACATCATtcaaaatattacaaaaaattctAAGTCATGTTATTTGGAGCTTTTCTCATTTTGGCATTTTCTTTGTACGTAGGTTCTTTTATGACTAAACTTTTCAGCGGAGGTTGATTGTGCATCCTTAGTGATGTGGGGATTTTACAGTACAGAGTTGCCAAAGATGCAGAAGCTTTACGTTTATTGAATTCCTCTTGACATGGTTTCTAAGATATGGTGTTGCAGAAAAGGTTAGACTATGGATTTAATGGTTATCAGGTGCCTCCCACTCCTCGAGCAGCTAGATCAGCCAGggtatcttttttcttttttttttttcctttttttttccaattgtaTTTTGATTGTGCTTCTCAGTACTGATTGCTTTCCTAAATTTTCATAACTTGTAGAGAAGGGGTATAAACAGAAGAATAACTGATGATAGCCAGATGTGTGCATTTGACTTGTTGGCTACTTTAGCTGGCAAGCTACTCTTGGAGGGGGAAAGCTCTCCTAGTTCTACGGATATGGGTAGTAGTGGTAAAGATCAATATGAAGCTAGCAAAAGTTTGGCTAAGGAGGGAATGCTGGAAGAAAATAAGCATGTCAGCAACTTTTCTAATCAGGACTGTAGCGATAGGAGTTTCATTGTTTCTGAGCTAGTCTTACAGGCTCCCAGTTTGAATAACTGTCCGAAGGAGCTTGCACACACTCAAAATGATGCTTGTTCAGGACCAACATCCGCAATAACAACTTCTGAGTGCTCTGAGAAGGTTGGATCTGCTGAACGTTTACTTAGTGATCAAAGCAATTTTCAACATGGAAAAGCAGATATTGAGCTGTTTGGTTGCAGGGTTTCTCCTGGTTGTAAATTAGATggtgaaaaaaaaagacagataAAGGTTGAGCCAAATGATTTGAAGTTGTCAATTTGTGCAAGGGATGACATTTGCAATTCTGAGTCTCCCATAGCTTGGGACAGAAAACCTTCCTGTCTTGTGAGCTCAGATGAGAGTGTGAAATCCTTGTCCAGGGACCATATACCTAGTGGGTCTCTCCCCCACAACCGGGAGAATGTAAATTTAGTTACTAGAGATGATGACGAAAACTCTTCTGGGTGTACCCAACCCAGCACTGTAAATAATGCCTTCAGGCCATCATCCCATATTGGAGATCGAAGAATCCGTAAATTACTGGCATCTAAATATTGGAAAGTAACCCCAAACCTGAAGGATGGGGAACATTTTAAAACTGGTGAGTTTGTCTTAATGGGTGCTTTTTCTTGGTCTATGAATGTGTGCATTGATATGGTGTCATTATTTGCTATTGCAGTGATGTCATCAGATGCTGACATGAAGTATGTTCATCACGATGGGAAGAATGGTTTCAAGCGCCAAAGATCTCAAAGGGATTTCCCATTTAAAAAGAGGAAGCTGTATCATTGCAGTTCATTATCCAACTTGGATGGAGACATTTGTACTGATGAAATGTATAATTCACCGGGGAAATTCTCTAATAGAGATGCTTGTGCTTCGATGTTGCCAAAAGGTGCAAAATCAGATATATTATTCTTATCTTTAACCCTGTGTGTGGTATTTTATTCTTTGTGATTGCAATGTAATGCTGTCAAATCATTAATTCTGGGACATTGTGCAGTAACAGGGCCATCAATTTCTGGAGCAAGTGAACATGCAGCATTCAAGTCTAAGGACTCCCAAGGTATGAGATCCTTCAACGAGTGATTCAGAAGGGGTATTTGTTTAACCAGTGCCTGACCTTTAAAGAGTTTCTCTAACACATGTTTTTCTGTTGTTCAGTTAAGCTAAAGATCAAGTCTTTCAGGGTTCCAGAATTCTTTATCGAGATTCCAGAAACTGCAACTGTTGGTTCTTTGAAGGTATGAAAAATCTATTTCAATGTTCGTGAAGTAACATCCTGCATAACAGTGTCACAGATAATTACAGGCAATGGGGTTTGTCATGTTATGAGCTACCTCAATTGAGAAACTGCATGCATGAATGGGGCAAGATGCTTTCCTCTTATGGTGGAAACTGTTGCTTCGAAGGGCAAGCTTAAATGAATTCTGTTAACTGACAATACAGACCTTGGAATCTTTTGGAATCATCTTCCCCTGAAGAATCCAAATTGATTTGAGAGTGCAGTTTAACGTTGTTATCTTTCAGTCATCTGGGTGCCTTTGCTTCGTATACATTTTTCTGAAGCATCCACAGgacatggattttttttttttttaatttttaatttgttgTTGAACCTCACCCAATCTTTTCCAAATCTTTATGTCAAAGTAGTTATTAATGAATGCTGCTTTAATGATCTGCAGAAAACAGTTATGGAGGCAGTTACTGCAATACTTAGCGGTGAATTGCGTGTTGGTGTACTTCTTCAGGGTAAGAAGATCAGAGATGATAACAAAACTTTATTGCAGACTGGAATTTCCCATGATAACAAGCTAGATGCTCTGGGTTTTACCTTGGAGCCAAACCTTTCTCAAGCTCCCCCACCTGTCTCTCTAGAAGATCACCCATTTCTACTTTCTTGTGATAGCCCACAACCACTATCAAGGTACTCTAGATATTCAATATGCCTTTCTGGAAGTCGTATATGTGCTGACCCTGTATACTGCTGTTGCTTTCATTTTCCTCGTATTATTTCTGTTTGTATGGAAAAACGCCTTTAAACCTTACATTGAGAACTTACTATCTGAAACTTTGCATACTGTCCTTTCTTCACCTGCCCACTTGCTGCTCAGCAACTAATGTATGCCATGCCTGCTACGCTTATTGATGTGCCAGTTAGGCACTGGATGGTATATTGTCTGTTCTTGATTGGAATTTGATAGGTTGATGGAACCATAGATTCCCTTCTTTTGTCACTGATGAGAGATTGCGCTTTATCTTTAGGTATCCACCTACTCCAAGTACAACTGCTAATGCTGCACTGCTTCGGGGGACTTCAGATGCCTCGCCAGATCCTCCAGGAACAAATTTGAGCAACTTGGTTGAAAGTGATCATGATTCGGCTCCCTCCCCTCCTGAAATGTCATTGGAGAAAAGCACAGTGGATTCTAGAGCATTAGTTGCTGTTCCAGCTATGAACGTGGAGGCCCTAAGTGTGGTTCCTATGCGGAAGTCGAAGCGATCGGAGGCTGCACAGCGTCGCATTCGTAGACCATTCTCTGTTTCTGAAGTTGAAGCTCTAGTGCAGGCTGTTGAGAAGCTTGGCACGGGAAGGTGTGTTGAAATTAGCTATGTTTTGTTACGAGGATGCTCTGGCTTTTGTAAATTAGCACATTCTCTTCTTTGAAGTGCGTATTGATCTATGCTTCCATAGATGCGTGTCTcttatgtttcttttcttcatttggcCCCACAAGTTGGTTTTTCATGTTGCAGATGGCGTGATGTTAAGTTGCGAGCTTTTGACAATGCCAAACACAGAACTTATGTTGATCTGAAGGTAAGATTCATTTTCTTCTACATTTAGATTGAAAGGCATACTCTCTTTGCAGTTTCAAGGCTCAGACTCCgaagtttcattgttcttccTGTTTAATTTGTATCCCTATTCTCCTTCAGGATAAGTGGAAAACACTGGTGCACACAGCAAGAATATCTCCTCAACAAAGGAGAGGCGAGCCTGTGCCCCAGGAGCTGTTGGACAGAGTCCTGACTGCCCATGCTTACTGGTCACAGCAGCAAGTCAAGCCACAGTTCAAACAGCAATCTGAGGCTTGCCGCCTTCTGAGTACCTAACACAGCATACAGGGGGGAAAGCAATAGCAAAATAGAAGGCCTTAGAGAGGGGTTTTCTAATTGCTTTTCTCGTTAATACAACTATGTAAAAAGTATGACCGTGGGAGTAAATTAGTTATGTAATATTTCCATCTCTTGGGATCACTGTAGTTTCCGGCATGGGGAGGTTTGTCACTTTTTGTAAATGGTTGATATAATAAGAGCTCTCACTAACAGAAACATTTTAGTGCCTAGATATTGCATTTTGATAATGCTCAGTTAGTTAACGAGGATAATTATTTCTTAGGTTGGGAGGTGTCCATTGTTTGTAGCATATATTCCATTGTAAATTTGTTATGATGCGAGACTGCGTCTGTTATTTAAAGAATCATGGGGAGTGTCTGTTTATCCTTGAAActatttctattttcttttaatttgctTTTCTCTGCTTCGTTGTGGTTCTTGGTGCTTTGGCAAATTTTGTTACTCCGTCCTGCATGCGGTatgatctttttctttctcGTTGAAGCAATCTGACATGGTGACTCTGCCCAGTTGACAAGTGATGACATATTTTTGTCTTGATAAGATTTACCAAATGTGGCTGCGCTGTACGTGCTCAAATAGTTGAAAAGCCTGTTGGTGCGATTTTTTGGTTTTGCCCCAACAGCTCCATATAAATGGCCAATGTACACGATCACCGCTGCTCTCTCTGCCTCCTAGCTAATTGAACTTGGGAGGGAGATTGTGGTTATGATCTCCTTATTAATCCAGTCCCGAATGCAAGTTGAGTCAAGAGCTAAAGCTTTCCGCTACAAAAAATGAGCGGACGTACGGGGAAGCCTGCACTTGAGATTCTCGGTGACAAGTTTTCTATGTCAATTTAATGCCACCTCTAGCATTCCGCCAAGTGTCCTATTATTATTTGGggctttaattttctaataatccaaattgatttgatttaacaaaatttttcctCAACCTCTAAGACTTTGAACTGATCGGTCTAATTTTTCTTCCAATACTTTTGTACGGCAACCACTCAAGATTGGTTgctttggggaaaaagaaaaagataacccTAAACAAAATTGCCGCACCTTGTCCAATaagttgaaagttgaagaaaggTCTTGAATGTTGTGTCACCATTCCAAAGAGGATCTGACTGCGTTTTCATGCTAATGGCAATTACATTTTCCCCAAAAGAATACCTCCTCCTCTGACTGCGTTTTCATGCTAATGGCAATTACATTTTGTTTCTTGGTGCTATAATGAATAATCCTGTTAGACCGGTCACGTGGGCATCCGGTGGTTTTTCGTTtcacatttttttgtttttggatcaAAAGGTTGGGGGCAGATTTTGAATACCAATAATGTCATCTTGGTCTCTGCAACTATTCTTGCAGAAAGTTTGGTCTGAATTGTAGCAGCATTCCTTTTCCCTACATCCCCGAGTTAATCTGCATCCCGATCTTCAGATCCTCTGCATTTCCCGGCATTCAGATATCCGTGGAGGCCGACCAGATGAGGACCAAGAATCTGAGCCTCCCAGGTTGTCGTTTCTctcaaaattggaagaaaaattaGACCGGTCAGTTCAAAGTCTTAGAGGTTGAGGGAAAATTTTGTTAAACCAAACCAATTTggattattagaaaattaaagccCCAAATAATAATAAGACACTTGGCGCGGAATGCTAGAGGTGGCATTGAATTGGCATAGAAAACTTGTCACCGAGGATCTCAAGTGGGAAGCACCCCTGGGCCAGCGGGGAGAGTATATCTGTTAACAGCCTCGAACAAAACATCCACCGCTAATTCGTGGAATTCTGCTTATTATTGGAGAGGACCTAGCTGGTTAAGGAAGATGATTAACAAATGCAACCTTTTAAGCGTGATGGTCAGTAGACACGGTTGGATTTGGCAATTGATCAGCAGGGCGTCGGGGAGCGGTATGCTATACTTCAATCCCATGCCCATGCATGCGCACGTAGTATGTATTTGTTGCTATACTTTGAATAAGGGTAGGATAAGGATTAGGATTAGGAGATGGCCTGAAGCTAAAAGAACTCGAAGTCAATTCCGTCAGTAAAACTGGTGGGTGAATCTCTGAGAGTTGCATCTGGAGACCAACTCCACAGTTGGTTTCCTATTAGAAGTCAATTCCAACGTACGCCTCCTATATTCGCATACGTATGTAGTAGCACTTAAATTACCATCCTCTAATTCCGGTTAGTTAATTTAATCTTTGGTTCATGACCAAACTCCAGTTGGTTTCCACTTTCCAATCCCGCTACGATTCCAACTTTTGTTCCCACAGGTTTACATATGCATCCTCTATAAATACCAAGCAACCCCCGATCGACGCTACGTACTAGTACCACCACTGTTGGTTGGTTTCTTCTTTTGGGAGCAATAATGGCTGTCAAGGGGACCATTgttgttttctttgttattGCATCAGCAGCTTTGCTTTTTGTTTCTCCTCCACCATCCGCTGACGCTCATCCTCTGGCTTTCTGTCACTTTGATCAAATCTACCAACTCGGGGACTCCATATCAGACGCTGGGAATTTGATTCGGGAATCTCCACTTGGAGCCTTTTTACCTTTCGCCCGAGCCCCCTACGGTCAGACCTTACTAACCCACGAAGCCACCGGCCGTTGCTCCGACGGGCTTCTTATGATTGACTACATTGGTAAAATAACATCCTTTTGTCTCCTCCTCTCGCTGTTAATTCTTATAGCTATTGCCAACTTGTTATTGcgaatttttatttaattgtgtTTAACGATTCAAACTTATTttgaatattattattattttggtatAGCTTCTTCTTGTTTTGAACCTGCATGCACTTGCTTTTTATCAACACAGTCAGTATTTGTTTTTCTGTTTCGGGACATAACctggtttttttttaaacaatttgCATGGAGGCCTTAGATGCCAAATTAGTAGCACGCATGACGGAAAAATTGAAACTATTGCCGTTTTAATCCAGTGTATAAGGAAATTAAATTACAAATTATCCACTACTATTACAGTTCTCAGCTGCCTCCTATATCTGAAAAACCATGCACAATTTTTGTAACCCATCCACTAAGACATTTACTCAGTTAAGCCTACAGCGTAGTATTATCTGCTGTCTACTACTGATGTTTACTGGTGATTCCTCGATGTATGCTTTCCGAATCTTTTTCGCCTCttcttaaagaaaatatgcatggaATTGGTAAGGTATGACAATTGTCACACTGGGATTGCACTTTGTTCTTGTTTCTGGCCGTTATACCTTGTTCTGAAACCAGTGCTTGAACTGCCAAAAGGTGTATTGCCCTGTTTATGAAGCTGCGATATCAGCTGACTGCATATTTGATGTATTGCTTTAATACAGCGCTGGCATCAGGTCTACCTCTTGTGAATCCTATCAAGGATGCAAAGGCCAGTTTTATGCACGGAGCAAACTTCGCGGTGGCCGGTGCTACAGCACTGTCATCAGCTACTCTCGATCGTCATAAGGTTAGAAATCCAGTGACCAATAGTTCCCTCGACGTCCAACTGGAATGGATGAAAGATCACTTTCACGAATTTTGCGGCAGCCAGAGACGTATGCAACTTAGTATTTACTTAGTTTCTATTCAAttttttgtcccaaaaaaaaTACCAGTTTATATTATTAACTTTTTTGTGCATGACACTGAATTTCTCTCTTTGTTccgttccatttttttttttttttcaaatatatacagaCTGTGAAATGAAGCTAAGAAACGCTCTCTTTATGGTGGGTGAAATCGGAGGCAACGATTATAATTATGCATTCTTTAGCAACAAACGCAAAGTTGAAATTCTAGACTTCGTACCTCAAGTTGTTGCCTCAATCAAGAAAGCTGTTGAGGTTAGCTTCTGCAGCCCTGGTGTTCTTATTAGTAGCATTGCTTACTTTTTAATTCTCTCGCTCTAattgctcttttattttctttttcctccttgtCTTATCCATGATATATTTATTCAGGGGGTCATACGTTTTGGAGCAAGGAGAATAGTGGTTCCTGGGAACTTTCCAATTGGGTGTCTGCCAGTTTATCTCACAGGCTTCAACACAGACAATCCAGACGACTATGACGAGAATCATTGCTTGAAGGGATTAAACAGCTTTGCCACACTCCATAATAGTCTGCTGAAGAAGGCAATTTCAGAACTGCAAAAGGAGAACCCACAGGTAACAATTGCATACGGGGACTATTACGGTGCATTTCAACATCTTCTCCAGATAGCTAAATCTAGAGGTACGT is drawn from Coffea arabica cultivar ET-39 chromosome 1c, Coffea Arabica ET-39 HiFi, whole genome shotgun sequence and contains these coding sequences:
- the LOC113728382 gene encoding GDSL esterase/lipase At5g03980-like; amino-acid sequence: MAVKGTIVVFFVIASAALLFVSPPPSADAHPLAFCHFDQIYQLGDSISDAGNLIRESPLGAFLPFARAPYGQTLLTHEATGRCSDGLLMIDYIALASGLPLVNPIKDAKASFMHGANFAVAGATALSSATLDRHKVRNPVTNSSLDVQLEWMKDHFHEFCGSQRHCEMKLRNALFMVGEIGGNDYNYAFFSNKRKVEILDFVPQVVASIKKAVEGVIRFGARRIVVPGNFPIGCLPVYLTGFNTDNPDDYDENHCLKGLNSFATLHNSLLKKAISELQKENPQVTIAYGDYYGAFQHLLQIAKSRGFELQRACCGGGGEYNFNQTRMCGYAGATACPDPYRYVSWDGIHMTQEAYHIMVDWLLADFLRKLHCHR
- the LOC113729185 gene encoding telomere repeat-binding protein 5-like gives rise to the protein MVLQKRLDYGFNGYQVPPTPRAARSARRRGINRRITDDSQMCAFDLLATLAGKLLLEGESSPSSTDMGSSGKDQYEASKSLAKEGMLEENKHVSNFSNQDCSDRSFIVSELVLQAPSLNNCPKELAHTQNDACSGPTSAITTSECSEKVGSAERLLSDQSNFQHGKADIELFGCRVSPGCKLDGEKKRQIKVEPNDLKLSICARDDICNSESPIAWDRKPSCLVSSDESVKSLSRDHIPSGSLPHNRENVNLVTRDDDENSSGCTQPSTVNNAFRPSSHIGDRRIRKLLASKYWKVTPNLKDGEHFKTVMSSDADMKYVHHDGKNGFKRQRSQRDFPFKKRKLYHCSSLSNLDGDICTDEMYNSPGKFSNRDACASMLPKVTGPSISGASEHAAFKSKDSQVKLKIKSFRVPEFFIEIPETATVGSLKKTVMEAVTAILSGELRVGVLLQGKKIRDDNKTLLQTGISHDNKLDALGFTLEPNLSQAPPPVSLEDHPFLLSCDSPQPLSRYPPTPSTTANAALLRGTSDASPDPPGTNLSNLVESDHDSAPSPPEMSLEKSTVDSRALVAVPAMNVEALSVVPMRKSKRSEAAQRRIRRPFSVSEVEALVQAVEKLGTGRWRDVKLRAFDNAKHRTYVDLKDKWKTLVHTARISPQQRRGEPVPQELLDRVLTAHAYWSQQQVKPQFKQQSEACRLLST